A window of Drosophila subobscura isolate 14011-0131.10 chromosome E, UCBerk_Dsub_1.0, whole genome shotgun sequence contains these coding sequences:
- the LOC117891054 gene encoding uncharacterized protein LOC117891054, translating into MVRLCFLSLLIAACVVATLAASDCPSSTKVQNCTPKCLHDSECSAIGGKCCPNLCNGRSCVQPNQLGNSGGDQSPFGSKNSGATGSYCGNVKCSSFEKCDMDRSTKRPKCVRS; encoded by the exons ATGG tCAGACTGTGCTTTTTATCTCTCTTGATTGCCGCATGTGTGGTGGCAACACTGGCTGCTAGCG ATTGCCCTTCCTCGACCAAAGTCCAGAACTGTACGCCCAAGTGCCTGCACGACAGCGAGTGCAGTGCCATCGGTGGCAAGTGCTGCCCAAATTTGTGCAACGGCCGTAGCTGTGTCCAGCCCAACCAGCTGGGCAACTCTGGTGGAGACCAGTCGCCCTTTGGCAGCAAGAACT CTGGAGCTACGGGCAGCTATTGCGGCAATGTCAAGTGCAGCAGCTTCGAGAAGTGCGATATGGATCGTAGCACCAAACGTCCCAAGTGCGTGCGCTCTTGA